The genomic region GGAGCGAGGCCGCCGCGCTAGGGGTAAAGGCGATTGTGCTAAGCAGGCCTCGGGGGGAGGTGGGCGTTGAAGAAGTGGTAGAGAGCGCCGACGGGCTTGGCTTAGACTCGCCCCTTAGGTTTAGCGTAGAGGAGCTGGACAAGATGAAGAGGCTGTGTAGGGCCAGGGGGAAGCTACTAGCTACTCACGTGGCGGAGAGCGAAGAGGCATACTCGAGAGGGGACTTTGAGCTAGCGCTCAGCCACCTAGACGTCGACCTCCTTGTCCACGGGGTCCACCTCAAGGATAAGGAGGCGGAGGCCGTGGCCGAGGGAGGTAGATCCCTCGTCGCCTGCCCTCGGTCGAACCTGTGGTTTAGGGTGGGACTGCCCCCGATAGCTAAGTTCCTTAGGCACGGGGTCAACGTGTTACTAGGGACAGACAACGCTGGGCTATTGGAGCCTGACATGTGGCGTGAGCTCGAGGCTGCGTATAGCGTAGCGAGGCTCGAGGACCCAGACGTTAGCGCGAAGGAGGTCCTTAAGGCAGCCACGGTGAACATCGAGAAGGTGAGGGGCCTTAGAGTGAGCTGCGCCATAGAGGAGGGGGGGGAGGCTAACTTCATAGTCTTAGACGCGCGCGAAATAGAAGCTCCTAGGTCTAGGGAGCTCTACGCGTCCATAGTTAAGAGGGGGTCGGCTGCCTGCGTGTTGAAGGTAGTGAGGGGGTGGTCGCGTGAGTAGGTGCTACGTAACCGTCTACTCCACCATGA from Candidatus Nezhaarchaeota archaeon harbors:
- a CDS encoding amidohydrolase family protein; its protein translation is MDLLLNLGYALLGPDLEVVEGVHVEVTDGVISHIGRGYVSEAADLRHGVAMPALVNAHLHVLDYAFLEYGAGLRLEEVVSEPHGLKHRLLSSLSGEDVAYACRRVFSKLLSSGVTVALVFLELPLTIQAVRSEAAALGVKAIVLSRPRGEVGVEEVVESADGLGLDSPLRFSVEELDKMKRLCRARGKLLATHVAESEEAYSRGDFELALSHLDVDLLVHGVHLKDKEAEAVAEGGRSLVACPRSNLWFRVGLPPIAKFLRHGVNVLLGTDNAGLLEPDMWRELEAAYSVARLEDPDVSAKEVLKAATVNIEKVRGLRVSCAIEEGGEANFIVLDAREIEAPRSRELYASIVKRGSAACVLKVVRGWSRE